Within Treponema primitia ZAS-1, the genomic segment GCGTGTCGCTGCCATTTTGGCGATGGCTTCTTCGCCGCTGCCGGCGCTGTCGGTTTCAAGCTTGTACAGGCGTAAATAGCCCTGGGCCACCTGGATATTGGAAGGGACATCGTCCACTACCAGGACCTTGGCCGCCGAAAGATCCGCCCGCGGAAAATTGATTTCCGCATGGCGGCGCTTTTCGTGGTAGCTGAAACTCTCCAGGGCGGCGGCAGTGGCCCTTCCCATGGGCTGCCCGTCCAGCCGTTTCTGTCGCACCCGGGCGGTAAACACGCTGCCCTTGCCATATTCGCTTTCCACGGTGATGGTCCCCGCCATAAGCTCCACCAGCTGCCGGGTAATAGCGAGCCCCAGCCCGGTGCCTTCGATGTCCCGGTTCAGCTCCTGGTCCGCCCGGCCGTACTCGTCAAAGATACTGCCCAGGGCTTCCGCTTTAATGCCCAGGCCGGTGTCGGAAACCACAAACACTAACACTATGTCTTCAGCAGCATCCCTGTCTTTTTCAAAACCCACGGCAAAGCGCACTTCCCCTTCTTTGGTGTATTTAATGGCGTTGCTTAAAAGGTTGTTCAGTATCTGCCGCAGCCGCAGCTCATCCCCAAAAAGATTGACCGGGAGGGCGTGGTCCAGTTCCAGGATAAAGTTGATGGGCTTATCCCGGATACGCACCGTATTAAAGGAGACCGTGTCGTTTATTAAGCTGGGCAGGTCGTATTCCACCGGCAGCAGTTCCAGTTTGCCCGATTCAATTTTTGAAATATCAAGCACATCATTAATGATTGAAAGCAGGATGGCCCCTGACTGGTGTATCTGTTCCAGGCGGCCTTTCTTGTTTTCATCCCCCCCTGCGGCATACAGTTCAAGTTCGCTGTAGCCCATGATCGCGTTAAGGGGGGTGCGGATTTCGTGGCTCATGTTGGCAAGGAAATTGCTCTTTGCCTGGGAGGCGGATTCCGCCAGAGCGGTTTGCTCCCGCAGGGCAAGGGTACGCTGCTCCACCGTGGTCTCCAATGAGGCATTAAGGTCGGTCAATTCCTGGTACATTTCGGAAAAGCGCCGGGAAAGGATCAGGGCGGCCCCCAGGGTAAAGACCGTAAACCCATACCGGGAAGTAAGGATGCCCCAGTTAAGAAAGGCGGAATCAATAAAGTCGAAGATGCCGGTGATAAACGCAAACACAATGCCAATGGCAAGGTTCCCCATGGGCTCGTGAACAAGGTTCCACCAAAGGTCTTCCGCCAAGGTAAAGGCCGTGCCGTCATCGCGGCGGCGGGGCGCTTCCTTCCACGAGCGGTAAGCGCGGTAGAAAAACTCGTACCCAAAGTTGACGCTAAAGATATAGAGGATCTCCACCACCCCAAGGCCATAAAAGATATTGATGCAGTCCTCGCCGTACTGGGGGGCAAAGAAGAGCTCCGTCACCACCATGGCCAGGCTTATCCAGAGCATCACCTTGGCAGGCAAGCGAATCCTGCCCTGGGTAAGGCTCTGAAAAAAGCAGCTGAGTAGGGGGAGAAAAAAGAAAAGCGTGGCAAATTCCAGGCGGGACCATATATTGGTATCCGGGCTAAAGGCATAGATGCATGAAATCCGGGTGAGGAAGTATATCCCCAGGCAGAGCGAAAAGGCGCCGTAGTAGAGGTTGTACCGCACGTCCCGGCGCTGGAAAAACAGGATAAAATGGTAGAGCCCCAAAAAGATATAAATGCCTATCAGGGCAATGGTCACCGTCTCGCTGCTTGCCGCCGCTATCACTTCGTAGTCGTCGATATAGACCGGAGTGCCGTAATAGAGCCCCAGGTTATCGTGGTTGGGATCCCCCGCCAGGTGGATAGTCAGGGTGTTGGCGCCCTCCACCAGGAGATCCTCGTCGAAGGGGAAGCGCACCTTCCGCTGCGCCCGGTGGGAAACAATTTCCCCCGCCGCATCCAGGTGCAGCTCGTTCTTAATCAAGTGGCCGTTAAGGTATATTTCCCAGTTATCCCCCAGGGCGGCAATAAACAGCCCCGGTACTTTTTCGACGTCCTGCCGCATAAAAAGGAGGGTGTCGTACCCCACCTCAAAGGGGATTACATAGGTAAAATGCTCCACCCTATTTCCAAAGGGCGAAAGGAACACCCGCCGCGGAAGCCCCTGGAACTTCTCCTTGACGATCACCAGGGCGCTGTCTCCCGCCGCCGCGATTTCGCGCCATTCCGGCCCCATGGGGGATCCCAGGGCATCCGCCGGATCGAAGCCCTTTTTGCCATACAGGGCGTATTCCCGGAGGTTGATATAGACAGGGCTATCCCCCGCCCGGTGGGAGGAGAAGAAGAAAACGAGGACTATAAGGATGATCGAAGCCGCCACCAAAAGTGCGGCTGCCGCCAAAACCGGGGCGGCCTTTAAAATATTTTTCATTGATTTGGCGCTTTCAAGCATTAAGAATAGCACAGAGAAAGAAAAATGAGCTAGCCATGCGGCTCAGCAATGCCGTGGTTTGGGCAAATAATATAAAGAGCTTAGATTCATGGCTTCTTTTCTCTTAACATGCATGATATGCTACCTAAAAGGGGTTTGTCAGTTTTGACAATAAACCATGATTAAATCATTCAATGAAAAGGAATCCGAAAAAATCTTTAATGGTATGGTGTCTAAGAGATTACCCTTGGATATCCAAGCAAGGGTATTCACTAAGCTGACTGATGCCGTAGTATGTAATACGGAATAAATGAGGAGTTTTTATGGATGAACATATTCAAATTGACCATGTTGGTAAGTATCTGCAAGAGGAGTTTTTAGAGCCCTGGAAACTTTCACAGAACGCATTGGCACGGGCTATTGATGTTCCTCCCAACCGTATAACTGATATTGTAAATGGTAGACGAGGTATCAGCGCCGATACGGATTTACGCCTGACCAAACTGTTTGGCCTTTCAGAAGGTTATTTCCTCCGCTTTCAGGAGCATATTGAGACAACCTTAGCAAAGCGTAAAATTGAGCATATCTTGAAACAGATAAAGCCTTTAAAGGCAGCTGTGTAGATAATGACAAAAACGAAAAACCAGAAAAAAATATAGACTTACCACAGTTTGGCGGACAGTACAACCTGATAAAGTAATGATTGTTCGACATCAATATGGTCCGAATAGATATTTTGCTTTTTTAAGGCTTGGAGTTCTCCGCACCGCATACCGGTCAATGACAACGCCGCAAAAAGAAAAAGCCGTAAATCCTTGTATTACAAAGACTTACGGCCATAGGGCTAAGATCCCTTAATCGGGCAACCCGGATTCGAACCGGGGACCCCAAGTCCCCCAGACTTGTACGCTAACCAACTGCGCTATTACCCGAACAAGTGCATACACACTAGTAAAAAGGACTTTATCATAAAAAATCACAGTATGTCAACGCGTATTCTCAGCCTTTCGCCGTCGAAATCTCCCGGCTGTCCCCGTCCCCGCAGGCTATCCACCGGGTTTCCCAGGGTTCCAGGGCTATTTCGTCCGGGAAAAGGTCCGCCGAAAGCCCGTTCACCCGGACCTTGAGTACGGCGGGTTCCGCCCCCATATTCTGGATGCAGAGGACCCAGCGTTTACCCGCCGGCCCTCGTAATAGGGCGAATACTGCGCCGTCGGTGTCCAGGACTTTTTGGGGCGCCCTGGGGGAAAAGGCTTCCTCGGCTTGGCGGAAGTGGAGGAGCCGGTTAATGCCGTTGTTTATCAGGGAGCGGAGGGAACCGCTTTCGTCCAGTTCCTTTTCCACCCGGTCTATGGGGGGGCGCTCACGGTTAATAGCCCGGTTATAGCCCAGCAGTTCCGGGCCTTCCGTCCAGGCTTCGGAGCCTATCCAACTGTGGAAGTACACCGCGGGGAGGCCGGATAGGGAGAGGAGTACCGCCTGAGCAGCCAGAAAAGCGCGGGCGCGGATTTCCGCTGAGCCCAGGGATGGGGGCGCAGTAATACTGAGGTAAGAGCAGTTCAGCTCGTAGGGGATGGGACCTTCCGGAGTGTTCTTGTAATTTACCAGGGCGCCCCGCTTCTTGGCCTCCTCGACGGTTGCGGCGAAGGCGGTGTCATCCACCAGGCCTTTAGCGGGGATCACCCCTACCCCGTCATGGCTTGCCAGGTAGTTGAGAAAGAACCAGCCCTTCCCGGGGGGCGGCAGGGTTTTCGCCCAGGCGCGCAGGGGGCCGGCATCGGCGGAAAGCATACCATGGAGCACCAGGGGCGGCAGGGCGAAGTTATAAACCATGTGGGCTTCATCGCCATCGCCGAAGTAGGCCACGTTTTGGGGGTGGGGTACGTTGGTTTCCGTGAGTATCAGCACATCCAGGTCCAGGGCTTCCGCGACGGCCCGGAACAGTTTTACTACTGCGTGAGTTTTTGGGTGGTGGAGGCAGGGATGACCGTCCTCCTTCCACAGGTAGCCGATGGCGTCAAGCCGGACGATCCGGGCGCCGCGGTGGACGAACTCCAGGAAGATCTTCATAAATTCTAACAGCACCGCAGGATTACTAAAATCATAATCAACCTGATCGGCGCTGAAGGTGGTCCATACGTATATTTCCGAACCATCTTTACGTATAAACGGGGTAAGCAAGGGGCTGGTACGGGGACGTACCACGGATGAAGCATCGTAGTCCTTAGGCCGGGTGGTATACCATCCCGCATACTTCTTGTCACCGGCGAGGAACCCCTGAAACCAATCGCTTTGGACGCTGCCGTGGTTCACCACGAAATCAAAGACCAGCTTAAAACGGCCGCCCAGGGCTGCTATATCATCCCAGGAACCAAAACGATCATCCACCTGCCGGTAGTCCACCACGGAAAAACCATCGTCCGAGGTATAGGGGTGAAAAGGCAGGATGTGCAGATAGCTAAAGCTCCCCCGGTTGCGGCGCTCCAGGAATTTTCCCAGCCTGGCCAGGCCGGTATCCTTCTCCCCGCTCTTGTCCGCCGGCGGGGCAAGCATATCGCCGTAACTTATCAGGAAGGCGTCCTTATGGGTAAACATGGTAAGCCCGGGGCCGCTTTTGACGCTGTTCAACAATCCAAGCAGCTCCGCATAGGTTTCCCGGCCCGTTTCTTCACCATAGATGAAACCTAAAAGCTTTTCCAGCGCTTCTTTTTTGTCCGCATTTACCATTAGAGCCCCCTGTTTTCCATTTGAATTGCCTAATCGCCGCTTGTTGTATATTATAGACGATAATAGATGATACAAGGACATAAAGTAATGAAAAAACCAAATTTATTGTTTACCCTATTGGCAATTCTGCCATTTATCCTGAATGGGACCGGATCTTTTGCCCAGGCTATTCAGGACCAGAGTACAGAAACGACGATTCCCCTCCGTAAAATATCCCTCTTTTCCTCCGGGGTAGCCTACTTTGAGCATGGGGGGGAAATTTCCGGCGACCTGGCCGTTCCCCTCCCCTTCAACCAAGGGGCGGTAAATGACGCCCTAAAGTCCCTGGTAATCAATGATCCCGGTTCAAGTTCCCCTTCGGTACGCTACCCATCGGAGCAGACCCTCTACCGTACCCTGCGGAGTCTGCGGATCGACCTTTCGGGAAACCCCGGGGCCGCAGCGATACTGGAAAACCTCCGGGGAGCGGAGCTCCAGGTGAATACCCCCGCTGCAGTAACCGGGCGTATCCTGGGAGTTGAGTACCGCCGGGCGGATGTTCAGGCTCGGGATGGCGCTTATTACGGTGAACCGGTTCGGGAAGCCTGGCTTTCCCTGGTTACCCCCCAGGGCATACGGGTCATGGCGGTCAAGGACATCAGTTCTTTTTCCTTTACCGACCCCCAAATAAACAACGATCTTAACCGGGCCCTGGACCTTCTCCTGGCATCCCGGGAAGCGGAAACCCGTTTGCTGACCATCTCCCTGCCGGGCGCCGGTCGCCGTACCGTTTCCCTCAGCTATGTTATCCCCGCGCCGGTGTGGAAGGTTTCCTACCGCCTGGACTTAAACCCGGAAAAAGCCCTGCTCCAGGGCTGGGCTATTGTGGACAACGACGGGGATACCGACTGGACCAACGTGGAACTCTCCCTGGTTACGGGCCGTCCGGTTTCCTTTGTGCAGAATCTCTACCCGCCCTACTACCTGTACCGGCCGACCCTGCCCCTGGCTATCGCGGGGATCGCCGAGGCGCGTACCTACGATTCCGGCTGGGGGAATAACCCTGTGGCAGCGGAAGCTGATTCCATGGTTACGGAAGAACAGGAATTTGCACCCAGGGCAAAGATGCTGCGGGAAGCTCCCGCGCCTGCCTCCCCCTCAGCGGCGTACAACTCGGTGCGGCAAAGTGTTGCAGGCGGGACGGCGGAAACCGCCCGGGGGCGGGAACTGGGGGATCAGTTTGAGTTTACCCTGCCCCAGCGCATTACCCTGGAGCGTCAACAGAGCGCCATGTTTCCCCTGGTGGAGGGAACCCTGGATGTGGAAAAAACCCTGGTTTTTGACGGGGCCAAAGCTTCACGGGGGGGCATACTCCACCCGGCTATCAGCGCGGAGATTACCAACACCACGGGGATGAAGCTCCCCGCGGGGCCCATCACGGTTTTTGACGGCGGTTCCTACGCCGGGGATGCCCTGATAGAATTTTTCCCGGTTGGAGAAAAGCGGCTCATCTCCTATGGTGATGACCTTTCCGTGTCCGGCGCGGTGATCGTATCCGGTTCACAATCCCTGCGGGGGATAACCATCAGCGGCGGTGTTATGTCCATCTCCCGGAGAATCACCTTCGAAAAAACTTATACCTTTAGTAACGCTGCGGGGGAGCGGAAGCGGCTCATCCTGGAGCATCCCATTACCCCCGGAACCGATCTGGCCATGCCCGCAGATTTTGATGAGCGCACCGATTCGGTGTACCGCTTTAGCGTGACATTACCGGCGGAACGGGAACTTACCATTACGGTGCGGGAAGAAAGCCCCCGGGAAGAGCGGATCATCCTGGCCCAGCTCCAGGCCGAAATGTTCGCCGCCTATGCCTCAAACCAGGAAATCCCCGCCAATGTCCGCACCGCATTACAGCGGGCCATAGAACTAAAGCGGATCGCCGACACCGCCCGGGCGGATCAGGCGGAACTTGAGGAACAGCGGAGCTACCGGATTTCCGAACAGGACCGGATACGCCGTAACCTGGAAGCGGCGGGTAACCAAACTCCCCAGGGCCAGGAATACCTCAAGCGGCTGGTTGCCATGGACAGCGAAATCGATGCGCTTTCTGCTCAAGTCGATACCGCCCGCAAGGATACCCAAGCCGCCCAGACAGCCTACGAGGCATATCTGGGCGAGCTTAAGCTGTAACCTTATTCCGACGGAAGATCCCCATCAGGTTTACCGGAATCCTCCGCCCGGATCTGGACCCGGCGGATCTTGCCGCTGATGGTCTTGGGGAGCTCAGTGACGAACTCGATGATCCTGGGGTATTTGTACGGGGCGGTGGTTTTCTTTACGTGGTTCTGGAGCTCCAGCTTCAGTTCCTCCGAAGCGGTCCAGCCCTTGGCAAGGATTACCGTGGCCTTAACCACGGTTCCCCGGTCCGGATCGGGTACCCCGGTGATGGCGCACTCCAGCACCGAAGGATGCTCCAGGAGGGCGCTTTCCACTTCGAAGGGGCCAATGCGGTAGCCCGAGCTTTTTATCACGTCATCGGAGCGTCCTACAAACCAGTAGTAGCCATCCTCGTCCCGCCAGGCAACATCCCCGGTATAGTAGACATCATCGTGCCACACACTTTTCGTGAGGGCCTCGTCCCGGTAGTAACCGCCGAACATACTGTCCGGGCGGCGTTTGTCCGTGCGGACTACAAGCTGCCCCTCCTCCCCCATGGCGCAGGAACTGCCGTCTTCCCGGAGCAGGTCAATATCGTAGCCCGGGGACGGCTTGCCCATGGAACCGGGCTTGGGTTCCAGCCAGGGGAAGATGGTGGCCATCACCACCGTAAGCTCCGTCTGACCGTAACACTCGTGGAGCCTGAGCCCCGTACCTGCGAGAAACTGTTCGTAAATTTCCGGGTTCAGGGGTTCCCCTGCCACGGAACAATGTTTAAGCGATGAAAAATCGTATTTTGACAGATCCTCTTTAATAAAAAAGCGGTATACCGTAGGGGGAGCGCAGAAGGTAGTAAGCTTGTACTTGGCGATAACCTTTAACATCGCCTGGGGAACAAAGCGGTCGTAATCGTAGATGAAAATACCGGTCCCCACAAGCCACTGCCCGTAGATCTTTCCCCAGGCAGCCTTGGCCCAGCCTGTTTCCGCCAC encodes:
- a CDS encoding sugar phosphorylase, with protein sequence MVNADKKEALEKLLGFIYGEETGRETYAELLGLLNSVKSGPGLTMFTHKDAFLISYGDMLAPPADKSGEKDTGLARLGKFLERRNRGSFSYLHILPFHPYTSDDGFSVVDYRQVDDRFGSWDDIAALGGRFKLVFDFVVNHGSVQSDWFQGFLAGDKKYAGWYTTRPKDYDASSVVRPRTSPLLTPFIRKDGSEIYVWTTFSADQVDYDFSNPAVLLEFMKIFLEFVHRGARIVRLDAIGYLWKEDGHPCLHHPKTHAVVKLFRAVAEALDLDVLILTETNVPHPQNVAYFGDGDEAHMVYNFALPPLVLHGMLSADAGPLRAWAKTLPPPGKGWFFLNYLASHDGVGVIPAKGLVDDTAFAATVEEAKKRGALVNYKNTPEGPIPYELNCSYLSITAPPSLGSAEIRARAFLAAQAVLLSLSGLPAVYFHSWIGSEAWTEGPELLGYNRAINRERPPIDRVEKELDESGSLRSLINNGINRLLHFRQAEEAFSPRAPQKVLDTDGAVFALLRGPAGKRWVLCIQNMGAEPAVLKVRVNGLSADLFPDEIALEPWETRWIACGDGDSREISTAKG
- a CDS encoding HigA family addiction module antitoxin produces the protein MDEHIQIDHVGKYLQEEFLEPWKLSQNALARAIDVPPNRITDIVNGRRGISADTDLRLTKLFGLSEGYFLRFQEHIETTLAKRKIEHILKQIKPLKAAV
- a CDS encoding DUF4139 domain-containing protein codes for the protein MKKPNLLFTLLAILPFILNGTGSFAQAIQDQSTETTIPLRKISLFSSGVAYFEHGGEISGDLAVPLPFNQGAVNDALKSLVINDPGSSSPSVRYPSEQTLYRTLRSLRIDLSGNPGAAAILENLRGAELQVNTPAAVTGRILGVEYRRADVQARDGAYYGEPVREAWLSLVTPQGIRVMAVKDISSFSFTDPQINNDLNRALDLLLASREAETRLLTISLPGAGRRTVSLSYVIPAPVWKVSYRLDLNPEKALLQGWAIVDNDGDTDWTNVELSLVTGRPVSFVQNLYPPYYLYRPTLPLAIAGIAEARTYDSGWGNNPVAAEADSMVTEEQEFAPRAKMLREAPAPASPSAAYNSVRQSVAGGTAETARGRELGDQFEFTLPQRITLERQQSAMFPLVEGTLDVEKTLVFDGAKASRGGILHPAISAEITNTTGMKLPAGPITVFDGGSYAGDALIEFFPVGEKRLISYGDDLSVSGAVIVSGSQSLRGITISGGVMSISRRITFEKTYTFSNAAGERKRLILEHPITPGTDLAMPADFDERTDSVYRFSVTLPAERELTITVREESPREERIILAQLQAEMFAAYASNQEIPANVRTALQRAIELKRIADTARADQAELEEQRSYRISEQDRIRRNLEAAGNQTPQGQEYLKRLVAMDSEIDALSAQVDTARKDTQAAQTAYEAYLGELKL
- a CDS encoding ATP-binding protein, which translates into the protein MKNILKAAPVLAAAALLVAASIILIVLVFFFSSHRAGDSPVYINLREYALYGKKGFDPADALGSPMGPEWREIAAAGDSALVIVKEKFQGLPRRVFLSPFGNRVEHFTYVIPFEVGYDTLLFMRQDVEKVPGLFIAALGDNWEIYLNGHLIKNELHLDAAGEIVSHRAQRKVRFPFDEDLLVEGANTLTIHLAGDPNHDNLGLYYGTPVYIDDYEVIAAASSETVTIALIGIYIFLGLYHFILFFQRRDVRYNLYYGAFSLCLGIYFLTRISCIYAFSPDTNIWSRLEFATLFFFLPLLSCFFQSLTQGRIRLPAKVMLWISLAMVVTELFFAPQYGEDCINIFYGLGVVEILYIFSVNFGYEFFYRAYRSWKEAPRRRDDGTAFTLAEDLWWNLVHEPMGNLAIGIVFAFITGIFDFIDSAFLNWGILTSRYGFTVFTLGAALILSRRFSEMYQELTDLNASLETTVEQRTLALREQTALAESASQAKSNFLANMSHEIRTPLNAIMGYSELELYAAGGDENKKGRLEQIHQSGAILLSIINDVLDISKIESGKLELLPVEYDLPSLINDTVSFNTVRIRDKPINFILELDHALPVNLFGDELRLRQILNNLLSNAIKYTKEGEVRFAVGFEKDRDAAEDIVLVFVVSDTGLGIKAEALGSIFDEYGRADQELNRDIEGTGLGLAITRQLVELMAGTITVESEYGKGSVFTARVRQKRLDGQPMGRATAAALESFSYHEKRRHAEINFPRADLSAAKVLVVDDVPSNIQVAQGYLRLYKLETDSAGSGEEAIAKMAATRYDLVFMDHMMPGMDGVETVRRLRQGGNKTPIVVVTANALIGNDEMFASKGFDSFLSKPLKAVDLDKTLLRFIPKENRARCWWKKLPRLPQTRRLPLPGRLRGTAHSRTWTAWIPPRGLNAPAAKKRAIAMCSAAFAKTAKNA
- a CDS encoding AMP-binding protein, coding for MLERFLSRTEFDSYEDYYANYAVNIPENFNFAWDVMDIRAAETPNDRAMVWCDEFGAEAEFSYADIKRLSDKAAALFTAAGIGKGDPVMLILKRRHEYWPIILALHKIGAICIPATHLLTTKDMVYRCDAADIAAIICVDDEQVMLRVDEAAEKLLSTSGKKQALRYKAFVRSVHTPADVQPAERAKQTAAKAGLNLPAGSFPWVDFRDIWEKAPADFKRPQKVNTNDDIMLLYFTSGTTGMPKMVQHNFAYPLGHILTAKYWHQAVPGGLHLTVAETGWAKAAWGKIYGQWLVGTGIFIYDYDRFVPQAMLKVIAKYKLTTFCAPPTVYRFFIKEDLSKYDFSSLKHCSVAGEPLNPEIYEQFLAGTGLRLHECYGQTELTVVMATIFPWLEPKPGSMGKPSPGYDIDLLREDGSSCAMGEEGQLVVRTDKRRPDSMFGGYYRDEALTKSVWHDDVYYTGDVAWRDEDGYYWFVGRSDDVIKSSGYRIGPFEVESALLEHPSVLECAITGVPDPDRGTVVKATVILAKGWTASEELKLELQNHVKKTTAPYKYPRIIEFVTELPKTISGKIRRVQIRAEDSGKPDGDLPSE